GAGACCGTCTTGAAGGTCAGGCAAGTCTTCGACGGCAAGGGCCTGTACGCGATCCCCGGCCTGATCGACGCGCATATCCACTTCGAATCCCAGCTCGCGCACCCGACCGCGCTCGCCGAGGCGATGGTGCCCTGCGGCACGACGACGATCTACGCCGAATGCCTGGATCTGCTCAGCGCCGCCGGCAAGGAAGGCATCGAAGCCGCCGAAAGCCTCTTCCGGGACTATGAGCAGTTGCCCTACCGGCTCTATGCCTTCGCGCCAGGCAAGAAGACCGCGGCATCGGTGACGGAAGCCGTACTCAAGATGGAACCGGTGATCGGCCTCGGGGAGTTCGAGCACTTCACCTACAGTTCCGGCAACGACGACGATTTCCGCAAGGCGGCCTGGGTCCGCGCCAAAGGCGGCTTCATGAACGGCCACTGGGGCGTCACTGCACTCTCTGACATGGTCCTCAACTACCTGCCGGCCATCGGCGTTTCCAACAATCACGACGTCTGGAACGAGAAGGACATCGAGAAGAGCATTCGCTACGGCTTCCCGACGCATATCAAGTTCGGGGTCGGCAGCAGCGAGGTGATCAAGGTGCTGCTGCGCGCCATCGTCGACCGGAAATGGCCGACCGATAATTTCATGTTGTGCACCGACAACATCTCGATCGAGCGCCTGCTGACCATGGGCCACATGGACTGGATCATTTCGCTGTGCGCCGAGATGGGCATCAACCCGATCCACGCGATCAAGATGGCGACCTACAACACCGCACGTTCGTTCCACATGGAAGACAAGATCGGTTCGCTGACGCCCGGCCGCTTCGCCGATATCGTCTTGACCGACAGCCTGTCGAAGATCAATCCGCTCTACGTGTTCAAGGATGGCGAACTGGTCGCAAAGGACCGCAAGCTGCTGAAGAATGCCGAGATCGACTATTCCGGCATGTGCAAGGACGGCGTTACCGGTCTTGCCGATCTGACCCCTGAGCAACTGGACATCGTGCCACTGGAGGTGTCGGAAGACGGCACGCAGGCCAAGGTCTATCTGTTCGATGTCTACGGTCGCGGCCATGCCAAATTCTACCAGGAGATCTGGGTTGCGCTGAAGGATGGCAAGGTCGTTGCCGAGCACGAGGGCAAAAAGCTGAGCCGGCTGTCGGTCGTTCAGCGCTATGCCGACGGCAAGCGCCACGTGGTGAACGGGCTGTTCAAGGGTGTGCACGTCGATCATGGCGCGGTGGCGACCTTTTGGCCGGCACCGAAGCCCTATTTCGTCGTCGTCGGCCAGGACAGCGCCGAGATGTGCCATTGCCTCAAGCGGGTCGATACCCATGCCGGCGCCTGCATCGTCACCGAGGACAAGGTGGAGAAGGCCGTCATGCCGCTCGAGATCTACGGGGTCATGGCGAACATGAGCGTCGAGCAACTGACGGCCAGTGCCGCGGCGATCGATGCGGCGCTCGAAGCTCTCGGCAACCGCAACGAAGGCGAACCGGTGGTCAACAAGCTGCTCAGCCTGTTCATCTCGTTGCATCGCTTCCGCTTCATGGCCTAGAGCCATTCAGAAAAGCAGACGGGCGTTTCGGCGTCCGTCTGCTTGGAAAGTGGCGTGCTTCCGCGACAATGGCCGGACATGCCGAAGGATTAAATGGCGCATCGCTGAGGGGGCGATGGGCAGGCGGGGTAAGAAGCTCCGCATCGTTTCGAGGGAGGAAACAATGGCACACAATGCGGCGGAAGCCGAAATCGTCGATACCGGCAGCCTGACGCGGCGCTGGATCATGTATGTCGTCGGCATCTATGTGCTGACCTTCGGCGTCAGCCTGGCGATCCGGGCCGGCATCGGCATTTCACCCCAGAGCAGCCTGACGCGGACCATGACACTGGTCTATCCGCCCTTCAGCCAGGGCACCTACAACTTCATGCTCGAACTGATCATGCTGTTTCTTACCTATCTGGTCCTGCCCAAGGACTTCAAGCTCAAGAACTTCGCGTCGCTGATCCCGGCCTTCGTGCTGGCGGTCTTCCTGGACTTCAACCTGGGGATCACCGAGTTCATCAAGCTCGAGGCCTATCCAGTCCGGGTGGCATTGCTGGTCTTTGCCGACGCGGCGCTCGCCTTCGGCCTGTTCCTGATGATCCGCGCCAATCTCGTGCTGATGCCGATCGACATGTTCGTCAACACGATCTTCAAGCGCACCGGCTGGAAGTGGGGCAACATCAAGACGGGCTTCGACTGCACGCTGCTGGTTCTGTCGGCCTGTATCGGTCTACTCTTCCTCGCCGAGGTCAAGTTCATCCGCGAAGGCACGATCCTGAACGCGATTCTCGTCGGTCAGTACATCAAGCTCTACTTCTTCCTGTTCAAGAAGTTCCAGGGCAAGGCGGAACCGTCGCCGAAGGGACTGGAGGCTGCCGCGAAGTAGCATCCCGCGAAGATGCAAGAAGGGGTGCCCAACCGGCGCCCCTTCGTCAGTCATAGTGATCGATGCTCTTGAACGGCTATCCGAAGGCGAGTTCGAGGTTCTGCCGGTCCCGAGCCACCACCTGGCACTTGGTTTCGAAGCCATCGCCGGCGACCACCAGAACGAGTTCCGGCGGTATACCGGCTGAGTTCGAAACCGTAACCGCGGCACCATCGGCACCAAGCGAGCGGATTGTGCATTCCATCTTTGAGTGTCTGTCGTCGAAAAGAATGGTGCCGGCCTTCAGTACACGCTGACGGGGGCCTAGCGGGTAGCCGACTTCGAGGCTGCTCCACTCGACGCAGCGGTTCCGCCCTCCGGCCTTGGCGAGATACATCGCCGCGTCCGCTTGGGCGAGCAATGTGCCGATATCCCTGCTCTTGAGCGACAGCGCGGCCGTGCCGAAGCTTGCGGTGACTGCGAGCTGACCAAATTCACCGTGGATCGTTTGCGCGGCAATGGCCGCCCTCAGCTTTTCAGCAGCGGCCAGCGCGCCTGTCGCGTCGACATGCGGCAGCATGATGGCGAATTCCTCGCCGCCGAGCCGTCCGAAGAGGTCGCTTGCCCGCAGTTTGGACTGGCAGATCGAGGCAACGGCCCTCAAGACGTCGTCCCCGGCCGCATGCCCGTGCGTATCGTTGACCCGCTTGAAATGGTCGACGTCGAGGACGATGCAAGACACGTCGTGTTGGTGCCGTATGGCGAGCGAGACCAGCTTGTCCGCCTCCTCGCGGAAGGCCCGTCGCGTCAGCGTTCCCGTCAGCCCATCCGTCGCGGCCGACCGGAGCAGATCGATCCGATCCATCGCCACGCCCGCAAGTTCCGTCAGGATCGTCAGATCCTTGCTCGTGAAGTGTCTCGGCGCGCGGTCGATCGCGCACACGGTTCCGACCGTGTGTCCGTCCTTGGTCTTGAGCGGGACGCCCGCGTAGAACCGGATATGTTCCGGACCGGTCACGGCCGGATGCTGTGAAAAGCGCGGGTCCTTCGTGGCGTCGTTGACGACCAGGGGTTCGTCGGAGGCGACGACGTATCGGCAGAACGTATCTTTGCGCGGAACCTCGTCGGCCGAAAGTCCGGAGCAGGCCTTGTACCATTGGCGATGTGCATCGATGAGGGAGACGATGCCGATCTCGATGGCGAAGACCTGCTTGATCAGCCGCACGACGCGTTCAAGGCCTTCATCCCTGGGCGTGTCGAGAATGTCGAGGTGTCCAAGGGCTGCGAGGCGATCGAATTCCCTGCCTTTGGCGTCCGCCGTCGGCCGTCCGGCTGGCTCAGCAACCACCATTCCGTTTTCCTTTCTCACTGCGCGTCAGGCAAATAGACGCGTTTTACGGAAAAAACAAAAGGCGCTGAACAGCAAGTGGATGTGGATTGCGTCGGCTCTGTGGCGAAAGCCGACATTGTGAGACCACGTTTGTGGCAGGGCGGCGGATCCTCCGCCTTTGTTTAGCCGCCGAAACTTCCGAGCTGGGTCGGCACGTGCACATAGTTGCGGTCGAAGTAGAGCAGCGCGTTGCCGTCGCTGCGCGAACGGATGCCGACAACGCGGCCGATCAGGATGTGATGCGTTCCGAGCAGCCGCGCCTCGGAGAGCTCGCAGTCGAGCGAAACGATCGCATCCTTGACCGCGAAGCTGCCGGAGGTCATCTCCACCCAGTCGGCCGCCGCATAGCGGGCCGCCATATCCTGCGTCGCGCCGGCGAAATGGCCGGCGAGGTCCCGGTGGTCGTGGCTGAGCACATTGACGCAGAAGCGCCTGTTGTCGATGAACAACCCGCATTGGGTGGAATTCCGGTTCATGCAGACGAGCAGCGTTGGCGGCTCGTCGGTCACCGAGCACATGGCGGTGGCGGTGAACCCGCCGCGTCCGGCGGGTCCGTTTGTGGTGATGACGTTGACCGGCGCACACACCCGCGCCATGGCGTTGCGAAACTCCGTCTTCGAGACAAGCGGTTCCATGGCGAACCTCATTCGGCCGCGTTGCGAAGAGGCTGTCCACCGTCAAGCGGCGGTAGCCAAGTGTTTCCGGTCCAGCCGTTTTCGTCGTAGTCGGCCATGCACTGGTCGACAAGCGCCTCCATCTCCTTCAGCCGCCCGCCGCGCTCGGCCCCCTTCAGGACTTGCAGCCGCACTTCCTCCGGCGCGCCGGCATAGTTGAGTTCGTAGAGCGCATGCCGTCCGCCGAACTCCGTTCCCGTCGCATCCCACAGCAGCTTCATGATCTTGATGCGCTCGATGTGGCCCATGTCGTTCGAGCCGCGCACATATTGCGCCAGGTAACGATCGATCTCCGGGTTGCCGAAGTCGCGCGCCGAGGACGGCAGGTAGATGAGGCCGGAGGCTACGACCTTTCGGATCGTCTCGACGACACGCGGATAGGCCTCCGACATGAAGGTACGATAGGAAAGGGCGGCTTCGAGATTGGGAAGCACGGCGCCGTCGGCCCAGGGAATGGGGTTGTGCGCCATGGCGTTGGAGAAGCTCCAGAACATGTGGCGAAGCGCGATGACCTCGCCGAGCGCCGCCTGGTTGCCGCGGAACGCATCGCCCCCGGTGGCCCTCAAGGCCTTGGCAAGCAGGCCTGCAAGGAAGTCGAGCTTCACGGCGAAACGGGTGCAGCCCTGGAAGCAATAGCCGTGCATGAAGCCGGAGGCCGGGTGGAAGGAGAGGATCTTGGCGGCGTCGCGCAGCACCAACACGTCTTCCCAGGGCACGAAGACGTTGTCGAGCACCAGGATCGCGTCGTTCTCGTCAAAGCGCGACGACAGCGGATAGTCGAAGGGATGGCCGACCGCATTGGCGGTCTGCTCGTAGGAGACGCGACAAAACATCTTGATGCCCGGCGCGTTCATCGGGACGATGAACATGACCGAAAGCGAGGGGTCCTCCGTCACCGTCGCGGAGCTTTGCGCCAGGAAATTATAGTGCGTCAGAGCCGAGGAGGTCGCGACCACCTTGGCGCCGGAGACGTGGATGCCGGCATCGGTTTCCTTGGTGATGTGGACGAAGACGTCTTTCACCGCATCCGCCGGCTTGTGGCGGTCGATCGGCGGATTGACGATCGCGTGGTTCATGAAGAGTGCCGCTTCCTGGGCGCGTTTGTGCCAGGCAAGCGCATTGTCCTTGAACGGCCCGTACCAGTTGGCGTTGGCGCCGAGCGTGTTCATCAGCGCCGCCTTGTAGTCGGCGGTGCGGCCCATCCAGCCGTAGGACATGCGCGCCCATTCGGCGATCGCGCCCTGCTGTGCGGCTAGGTCGGCGGGCGAGCGGGCGACGCGGAAATACTTGTGGGTGTAGCCACCGGAGCCGGTGTCGGTCGGCGAGGTGAGGATGTCCTTCTTCGCGGGATCGTGCAGGGCGTCATAGAGCCTTGCAAGCGAGCGGGCGGAGTTGCGCATGGCGGGGTGGCTGGTGACGTCGTGCACGCGCTCGCCGTTGATATAAACCTCGCGCCCGTCGCGCAGGCTTTCCAGATACTCGGCGCCGGTGAAGGGCCGCGTCCGGTCGGCGCGGAAATCCTCTGCTCTCATTTTCTCCTCCTTGAGTTTCGTCAAGGCTAGGCGTTGAAATCGTCCGCTGCCATGGACAGAATGGCAAAATGACTTGGACTTTTTCCGGTGAAACATGACCGACACCATCCCCAGCTTCTTCGTTTACGGCGAACCGGAGCAACAGCTCGAACCGGGGTTCTTCCACGTCGAGACAGTCATGGCGCGGCGAGCTC
The nucleotide sequence above comes from Ensifer adhaerens. Encoded proteins:
- a CDS encoding amidohydrolase family protein; translation: MNQTEAAHYEKVRAIFDILNGEREADLLLKNLNILDVHGETVYQGSILVYDKRIVALNPDETVLKVRQVFDGKGLYAIPGLIDAHIHFESQLAHPTALAEAMVPCGTTTIYAECLDLLSAAGKEGIEAAESLFRDYEQLPYRLYAFAPGKKTAASVTEAVLKMEPVIGLGEFEHFTYSSGNDDDFRKAAWVRAKGGFMNGHWGVTALSDMVLNYLPAIGVSNNHDVWNEKDIEKSIRYGFPTHIKFGVGSSEVIKVLLRAIVDRKWPTDNFMLCTDNISIERLLTMGHMDWIISLCAEMGINPIHAIKMATYNTARSFHMEDKIGSLTPGRFADIVLTDSLSKINPLYVFKDGELVAKDRKLLKNAEIDYSGMCKDGVTGLADLTPEQLDIVPLEVSEDGTQAKVYLFDVYGRGHAKFYQEIWVALKDGKVVAEHEGKKLSRLSVVQRYADGKRHVVNGLFKGVHVDHGAVATFWPAPKPYFVVVGQDSAEMCHCLKRVDTHAGACIVTEDKVEKAVMPLEIYGVMANMSVEQLTASAAAIDAALEALGNRNEGEPVVNKLLSLFISLHRFRFMA
- a CDS encoding YczE/YyaS/YitT family protein, giving the protein MAHNAAEAEIVDTGSLTRRWIMYVVGIYVLTFGVSLAIRAGIGISPQSSLTRTMTLVYPPFSQGTYNFMLELIMLFLTYLVLPKDFKLKNFASLIPAFVLAVFLDFNLGITEFIKLEAYPVRVALLVFADAALAFGLFLMIRANLVLMPIDMFVNTIFKRTGWKWGNIKTGFDCTLLVLSACIGLLFLAEVKFIREGTILNAILVGQYIKLYFFLFKKFQGKAEPSPKGLEAAAK
- a CDS encoding sensor domain-containing diguanylate cyclase; the protein is MVVAEPAGRPTADAKGREFDRLAALGHLDILDTPRDEGLERVVRLIKQVFAIEIGIVSLIDAHRQWYKACSGLSADEVPRKDTFCRYVVASDEPLVVNDATKDPRFSQHPAVTGPEHIRFYAGVPLKTKDGHTVGTVCAIDRAPRHFTSKDLTILTELAGVAMDRIDLLRSAATDGLTGTLTRRAFREEADKLVSLAIRHQHDVSCIVLDVDHFKRVNDTHGHAAGDDVLRAVASICQSKLRASDLFGRLGGEEFAIMLPHVDATGALAAAEKLRAAIAAQTIHGEFGQLAVTASFGTAALSLKSRDIGTLLAQADAAMYLAKAGGRNRCVEWSSLEVGYPLGPRQRVLKAGTILFDDRHSKMECTIRSLGADGAAVTVSNSAGIPPELVLVVAGDGFETKCQVVARDRQNLELAFG
- a CDS encoding flavin reductase, yielding MEPLVSKTEFRNAMARVCAPVNVITTNGPAGRGGFTATAMCSVTDEPPTLLVCMNRNSTQCGLFIDNRRFCVNVLSHDHRDLAGHFAGATQDMAARYAAADWVEMTSGSFAVKDAIVSLDCELSEARLLGTHHILIGRVVGIRSRSDGNALLYFDRNYVHVPTQLGSFGG
- a CDS encoding 4-hydroxyphenylacetate 3-hydroxylase family protein, which codes for MRAEDFRADRTRPFTGAEYLESLRDGREVYINGERVHDVTSHPAMRNSARSLARLYDALHDPAKKDILTSPTDTGSGGYTHKYFRVARSPADLAAQQGAIAEWARMSYGWMGRTADYKAALMNTLGANANWYGPFKDNALAWHKRAQEAALFMNHAIVNPPIDRHKPADAVKDVFVHITKETDAGIHVSGAKVVATSSALTHYNFLAQSSATVTEDPSLSVMFIVPMNAPGIKMFCRVSYEQTANAVGHPFDYPLSSRFDENDAILVLDNVFVPWEDVLVLRDAAKILSFHPASGFMHGYCFQGCTRFAVKLDFLAGLLAKALRATGGDAFRGNQAALGEVIALRHMFWSFSNAMAHNPIPWADGAVLPNLEAALSYRTFMSEAYPRVVETIRKVVASGLIYLPSSARDFGNPEIDRYLAQYVRGSNDMGHIERIKIMKLLWDATGTEFGGRHALYELNYAGAPEEVRLQVLKGAERGGRLKEMEALVDQCMADYDENGWTGNTWLPPLDGGQPLRNAAE